Proteins from one Armatimonadota bacterium genomic window:
- a CDS encoding aminotransferase class I/II-fold pyridoxal phosphate-dependent enzyme codes for MNTGPCQALRISRAVEEMPPSGIREFFDLVLGMDNVISLGVGEPDFATPWKICDAVIDSLRRGMTSYTSNYGMIELRRAIAADIQSRYGVEYDPETEIVVTMGVSEAMDAAMRALLNPGDEVLVPEPCYVSYPACVSMAGGVPVTIPTTIDTDFRPTAGDLKRAITERTRGIILGYPSNPTGTIMPRKDLAAIAELAAAHDLFVVSDEIYCHMTYVGEHTCFPALPGARERTLLMNGFSKAYAMTGWRIGYACGPAQVIEGMVRLHAYTALCAPIMGQIGAIEALTNCEREMQDMVRQYDQRRRVFIKGLNDIGLPCFEAKGAFYAFPSISHTGLTSKQFSRALLFEENVAAVPGTAFGKSGEGYLRCTYATSMENLKEALVRMERFLDKLKAGKVRIEE; via the coding sequence ATGAACACCGGTCCGTGCCAGGCCTTGCGAATATCGCGGGCGGTTGAAGAGATGCCGCCGTCCGGCATCCGCGAGTTCTTCGACCTCGTCCTGGGGATGGATAACGTCATCAGCCTGGGCGTGGGCGAACCCGATTTTGCGACCCCGTGGAAGATATGCGACGCGGTGATCGACAGTCTTCGCAGGGGCATGACGTCCTACACCAGCAACTACGGGATGATCGAGCTGCGACGCGCAATCGCCGCTGACATCCAGTCTCGTTACGGCGTGGAGTACGATCCGGAGACCGAGATCGTCGTCACCATGGGCGTCAGCGAGGCCATGGACGCCGCGATGCGCGCCCTGCTCAACCCGGGCGATGAGGTGCTCGTGCCGGAGCCATGTTATGTCTCCTACCCGGCATGCGTTTCGATGGCCGGCGGGGTGCCAGTGACCATACCCACCACGATTGACACCGATTTCCGGCCTACGGCTGGCGACCTGAAAAGAGCGATCACGGAGCGAACCAGGGGGATCATCCTGGGTTACCCGAGCAACCCGACGGGGACCATCATGCCGCGGAAAGACTTGGCCGCGATTGCTGAACTGGCCGCCGCGCACGACCTGTTCGTCGTCTCAGATGAGATCTACTGCCACATGACCTACGTTGGCGAGCATACGTGTTTCCCGGCGCTGCCGGGAGCGCGCGAACGCACGCTGCTGATGAACGGCTTCTCAAAGGCCTACGCGATGACAGGTTGGCGCATCGGGTACGCATGTGGCCCAGCCCAGGTGATCGAGGGCATGGTGCGGCTCCACGCCTATACGGCCCTGTGCGCGCCAATCATGGGTCAGATCGGGGCGATCGAGGCGTTGACCAACTGCGAACGCGAAATGCAGGACATGGTACGCCAGTATGATCAGCGCAGGCGCGTCTTCATCAAAGGCCTCAATGACATTGGCCTGCCCTGCTTCGAGGCCAAAGGCGCGTTCTACGCCTTCCCGTCGATCTCTCACACGGGCCTGACGTCCAAACAGTTCTCACGGGCGCTGCTGTTCGAGGAGAACGTCGCAGCGGTCCCGGGCACCGCATTCGGCAAGTCGGGTGAAGGCTATCTTCGCTGCACCTACGCCACAAGCATGGAGAACCTGAAGGAGGCGCTCGTGCGGATGGAGCGCTTCCTCGACAAGCTCAAGGCTGGCAAGGTCAGGATCGAGGAGTGA
- the secD gene encoding protein translocase subunit SecD — MQARTRLWLLMLVLIAVISFLIGFQPIRRPPAPVAPEAAFEYRFDKPIAEAKSEYEAKADEVLQALVAGGFNDEDIEEVTLLANDLVRVKTYALDEEQAKADEQKILEALKAKYSSVQLVGRVQQEEVEQPISQLGGILAFYPPSPKVKLGLDLQGGLHVVLRCLPYASMAFVTSEEEGRAEPLYSSPSDAQTPEASESGAAQAPKMTRAELEKRVVTELVRAGLAEAGTVEASAVSPHRLIVKTHAGDERLAKQQRSLVLRTLQSIYPNYKTINPPDEEFEVITIAEDTADKVKNVIDRRLYAMGEIREPVIQKQGRDQIIVEIPGVKDPERVTSILKSTAMLEFRLIPQQYENASPGGEMYDEWRDKRSGQLVGWDRVLAESKAEFRGSDLVPTSRVVPGDGAGEWEVTFELKANRKRAFHEFTRKNVGRLMAIVLDDQCQMAPVIKSPIPGEGVIEGNFSAEEAGDLRLLLNAGALPVPLEIAENRTVSATLGQDSVERSVKAGMLGLLLVLAFMVLYYKLPGLLADIALIIYVLLVIAVMAASQAIKGVGGITLTLPGIAGIILSIGMAVDANVLIFERMKEELWAGKSLRAAVSAGFDRAWTAILDSNVTTLIVTAVLYFLGTSLIKSFATVLAIGILCSLFSAVTVTRWLVTMVAESSLGRNLKLFGVDRE, encoded by the coding sequence ATGCAAGCACGGACCAGGCTGTGGCTGCTGATGCTCGTCCTCATAGCGGTGATCTCCTTTCTAATCGGCTTCCAGCCGATCCGCCGCCCGCCGGCTCCAGTCGCCCCCGAAGCGGCCTTCGAGTATCGCTTCGACAAACCCATCGCAGAAGCCAAGAGCGAGTATGAGGCCAAGGCGGACGAAGTCCTGCAGGCTCTCGTTGCCGGCGGCTTCAACGATGAGGACATTGAGGAAGTTACTCTCCTCGCGAACGATCTCGTGCGTGTGAAGACCTATGCGCTGGATGAAGAGCAGGCGAAGGCCGATGAGCAGAAGATCCTCGAGGCGCTGAAGGCCAAGTACTCGTCGGTTCAGTTGGTCGGGCGTGTGCAGCAGGAAGAGGTTGAGCAGCCCATCAGCCAACTTGGTGGCATCCTCGCCTTCTACCCGCCTTCCCCGAAAGTGAAGCTGGGTCTCGACCTTCAGGGCGGCCTGCATGTTGTCCTGCGCTGTCTTCCCTACGCGAGCATGGCTTTCGTGACCTCGGAAGAAGAGGGCCGTGCCGAACCGCTTTATTCGTCCCCGAGCGATGCACAGACGCCCGAGGCATCAGAATCTGGCGCGGCCCAAGCGCCCAAGATGACCCGCGCCGAGTTGGAAAAGCGCGTGGTCACCGAACTCGTGCGGGCCGGGCTTGCCGAGGCCGGAACGGTTGAGGCCAGTGCGGTCTCCCCGCACAGGCTGATCGTCAAGACCCACGCTGGCGATGAGCGGCTGGCCAAGCAGCAGCGAAGCCTTGTGTTGCGCACACTGCAGAGCATCTACCCCAACTACAAGACGATCAACCCTCCCGACGAAGAGTTCGAGGTCATCACCATTGCCGAGGATACGGCCGACAAGGTGAAGAACGTCATCGATCGCCGCCTGTACGCCATGGGCGAAATCCGCGAACCGGTGATACAGAAACAGGGCAGGGATCAGATCATCGTTGAAATCCCGGGCGTCAAGGACCCGGAACGCGTTACCTCGATCCTGAAGAGCACCGCGATGCTCGAATTCCGGCTCATCCCTCAGCAGTATGAGAACGCATCGCCTGGCGGCGAAATGTATGATGAGTGGCGCGACAAGCGCAGCGGCCAACTTGTGGGTTGGGACCGGGTGCTTGCAGAGTCGAAGGCGGAGTTCCGCGGTTCTGATCTTGTACCAACGTCCAGGGTTGTGCCCGGTGACGGCGCTGGTGAGTGGGAAGTCACCTTCGAGTTGAAGGCCAACAGAAAGAGAGCATTCCACGAGTTCACCCGGAAGAATGTCGGGCGCTTGATGGCGATCGTGCTCGATGACCAGTGCCAGATGGCCCCGGTAATCAAGAGCCCGATTCCCGGTGAGGGCGTCATCGAGGGCAACTTCAGCGCCGAAGAGGCCGGCGACCTTCGCCTGCTTCTGAACGCAGGCGCGCTGCCGGTGCCGCTGGAGATCGCGGAGAACCGGACCGTCAGCGCGACCCTCGGGCAGGACTCGGTTGAGCGCAGCGTCAAAGCAGGGATGCTCGGGCTGCTCCTGGTACTCGCGTTCATGGTGCTCTACTACAAGCTTCCCGGCCTGCTTGCGGATATCGCCCTGATAATCTACGTGTTGCTCGTGATCGCTGTCATGGCCGCGTCACAGGCCATCAAAGGGGTTGGCGGGATCACCCTGACGCTTCCGGGTATTGCCGGGATCATCCTGTCAATAGGCATGGCAGTGGACGCCAACGTGTTGATCTTTGAGCGTATGAAAGAGGAGCTGTGGGCCGGAAAGTCCCTGCGGGCTGCCGTCTCGGCCGGCTTCGACCGCGCCTGGACAGCAATCCTGGACTCCAACGTTACGACGCTCATCGTCACGGCAGTCCTGTACTTCCTCGGGACCAGCCTCATCAAGAGCTTCGCAACCGTGCTTGCGATCGGTATTCTCTGCTCGCTCTTCAGCGCGGTGACAGTCACCCGTTGGCTCGTGACCATGGTGGCCGAGTCCAGCCTCGGACGCAATCTGAAACTGTTTGGCGTCGATCGCGAGTAA
- a CDS encoding Lrp/AsnC family transcriptional regulator has protein sequence MREILELLESDARLSTQEIADRLGIDVKQVEAAIGEAQSRKILLGHTAVVNWESTDNPKVFAFINVGASPEHGTGFDKIAEYISQFEEVHSVYLMSGGFDLHVVVEGEDFREIARFVAEKLAPIPGVRSTTTAFVLKTYKLEGISIDGRHATNRLAVSP, from the coding sequence TTGCGTGAGATACTCGAACTCCTCGAGAGCGATGCCCGTCTTTCGACGCAGGAGATCGCCGATCGGCTCGGGATCGATGTGAAGCAAGTCGAAGCGGCGATCGGTGAAGCCCAGTCGCGGAAGATACTGCTCGGGCACACGGCCGTTGTGAACTGGGAAAGCACCGACAACCCCAAGGTTTTCGCCTTCATCAATGTGGGTGCGAGCCCGGAGCACGGGACGGGCTTTGACAAGATCGCAGAGTACATCAGCCAGTTCGAAGAGGTCCACTCCGTGTATCTGATGTCTGGCGGCTTCGACCTGCACGTTGTGGTTGAAGGTGAGGACTTCCGCGAGATAGCGCGGTTCGTGGCTGAGAAGCTCGCACCGATACCTGGGGTGCGCAGCACGACTACTGCTTTCGTGCTGAAGACCTACAAGCTGGAAGGCATATCCATTGATGGCCGGCATGCCACCAACCGACTGGCGGTGAGCCCATGA
- the lnt gene encoding apolipoprotein N-acyltransferase — translation MNEASPLPRYISVPALVGYSMISAVLLILAFPPTDLGPLAWVALVPLFFALSQTRTVLQGGLCGFVFALVFFGHYVQFLLPYGTFPWAIAALYQAFFGFIFGVAAGPAMRLVRPGWRVLGGATAWTLCAYLRAHAIPIPFTGGDLAFSQFDQIPILQVVSIVGQFGLTFAIACVNAALSQALLGVLPMPLLRADAPLKWWSQASARVAVACYVLLILSYIWGAFTIKVRSPEEGQSLEVTVAEGNCSPRASVTEEDMERSRLTYLRLSQLVPDETDLTVWPEAALPSYIQQWPELDLAARDAARETGGYLLAGALEDIDGVYYNAAILYDPTGQRVDEYYKVDLVAFGEYVPFREHLQFLNRYPIRQRDFTPGHERTLMDVKGVKVAPLICFEAMFPDASREICALGAQAIVFMTGDPWEGQTIEPAQHSHTAPIRAVESRRYVCRAATSGESAIYDPYGEQIASVPVFTEGIATETIYARDAITPYHRMGDLPLVLIWAALYCLAFLRGNRAP, via the coding sequence ATGAACGAAGCCTCTCCCCTGCCCCGGTACATCAGCGTTCCCGCGCTAGTGGGGTATTCGATGATCTCAGCGGTACTGCTGATCCTGGCCTTCCCCCCGACCGACCTGGGACCGTTGGCCTGGGTCGCGCTCGTGCCGCTTTTCTTCGCGCTGAGCCAGACCCGCACAGTCCTGCAGGGGGGGCTGTGCGGCTTCGTCTTTGCGCTGGTGTTCTTTGGGCACTACGTTCAGTTCTTGCTGCCCTACGGAACCTTCCCTTGGGCGATTGCGGCCCTGTATCAGGCGTTCTTCGGGTTCATATTTGGTGTCGCGGCAGGGCCTGCCATGCGCCTGGTCCGGCCGGGCTGGAGGGTGTTAGGCGGCGCGACTGCCTGGACGCTATGCGCCTATCTGCGTGCCCACGCGATCCCGATCCCATTCACTGGCGGCGACCTCGCCTTCTCGCAATTCGACCAGATACCGATCCTTCAGGTGGTCAGCATTGTCGGCCAGTTCGGCTTGACTTTCGCGATCGCCTGCGTGAACGCGGCGCTCTCCCAGGCCCTGCTCGGTGTGCTGCCGATGCCCCTGCTGCGTGCCGACGCTCCCCTGAAGTGGTGGTCGCAAGCATCTGCGCGGGTGGCCGTAGCCTGCTACGTCCTGCTCATCCTCTCTTACATTTGGGGAGCTTTCACCATAAAGGTTCGGAGCCCTGAGGAGGGTCAGTCGCTGGAGGTGACGGTGGCCGAAGGCAACTGCTCGCCTCGCGCCAGCGTGACTGAGGAGGACATGGAGCGCTCCCGCCTAACCTACCTGCGGCTCTCGCAACTGGTGCCGGACGAGACCGACCTGACCGTTTGGCCCGAGGCCGCGCTTCCCAGCTACATCCAGCAGTGGCCCGAGTTGGATCTCGCAGCGCGCGATGCAGCCCGCGAGACTGGGGGCTACCTTCTGGCCGGCGCCTTGGAGGACATTGATGGCGTGTACTACAACGCCGCCATACTCTACGACCCGACTGGCCAGCGCGTCGATGAGTACTACAAAGTTGACCTTGTGGCTTTCGGGGAGTATGTGCCCTTCCGGGAGCATCTCCAGTTCCTGAACCGCTACCCGATCCGGCAGAGGGACTTTACCCCGGGACACGAGCGCACACTCATGGACGTCAAAGGCGTGAAGGTAGCGCCGCTCATCTGCTTCGAGGCGATGTTCCCGGACGCGAGCCGGGAGATCTGCGCTCTGGGCGCCCAGGCCATTGTCTTCATGACGGGTGATCCCTGGGAAGGGCAGACGATCGAACCCGCCCAGCACAGCCACACCGCGCCCATTCGAGCAGTCGAGAGCAGGCGGTATGTCTGCCGAGCCGCCACATCCGGGGAGAGCGCTATCTACGACCCCTACGGCGAGCAGATCGCCAGCGTGCCCGTTTTCACCGAGGGCATCGCGACCGAGACAATCTACGCGCGAGACGCGATCACTCCCTACCACCGCATGGGCGATCTGCCGCTGGTGCTGATCTGGGCTGCCCTCTACTGCCTGGCGTTCCTGCGAGGTAACCGCGCGCCATGA
- a CDS encoding cation transporter, with protein sequence MSSEQGPDVRGRETGRAAMVSVLSNSLLTGAKLTIGLLTGSVSVISEALHSGNDLVAALLALFSVRKASQPADRRHAFGHGKFEALSGAIEAALIVVAALAIIATAIRDMLLGQGHELEHGPAIAVMGVSALANIVVSAHLRHVANRHESIALHADAAHLTADVWTSAGVFVGLSVAYGFDQAGRAVHWVDPALAILVGLLVMGQGWRIASQSLAQLVDRALPTEEIARIEAIISAHSGMFVEYHELRTRQAGHERHIDLHLVVCRDVPVSTAHALTDHLEQDIRSAFPSAQVMIHVEPCLDGACPEDCPESSAPPAPSAR encoded by the coding sequence ATGTCGTCAGAACAGGGGCCAGACGTCCGGGGCAGAGAGACGGGCCGTGCGGCCATGGTCTCAGTTCTGTCGAATAGCCTTCTAACCGGCGCCAAACTGACTATAGGCCTTCTCACCGGATCGGTGAGTGTTATCTCTGAAGCACTCCATTCGGGGAATGACCTTGTAGCCGCGCTACTTGCGCTGTTCAGCGTGCGCAAGGCCAGCCAGCCGGCAGACCGAAGACATGCCTTCGGTCACGGCAAGTTTGAGGCGCTCTCGGGAGCCATCGAGGCGGCACTGATAGTGGTGGCCGCCCTGGCGATAATCGCCACTGCCATACGCGACATGCTTCTGGGGCAGGGGCACGAGCTTGAGCACGGCCCGGCGATCGCGGTCATGGGCGTGTCTGCGCTCGCAAACATCGTGGTCTCAGCGCACCTGCGCCACGTCGCGAACCGCCACGAGTCAATCGCTCTGCACGCGGACGCGGCTCATCTGACAGCGGATGTCTGGACTTCTGCAGGGGTGTTTGTCGGCCTTTCGGTCGCTTACGGATTCGATCAGGCGGGGCGAGCCGTTCACTGGGTAGACCCTGCACTGGCCATACTGGTCGGGCTCTTGGTGATGGGTCAGGGCTGGAGGATCGCGTCGCAGTCACTTGCGCAACTGGTCGACCGCGCGCTGCCGACGGAGGAGATCGCACGCATCGAGGCGATCATCAGCGCGCATTCGGGGATGTTCGTGGAGTATCATGAGTTGCGGACTCGTCAGGCGGGACACGAGCGGCACATCGATCTGCATCTCGTGGTCTGCCGCGATGTGCCCGTCAGCACAGCCCATGCGCTGACCGACCATCTTGAGCAGGACATCAGGAGCGCATTCCCCAGCGCCCAGGTGATGATTCATGTTGAGCCTTGCCTCGATGGGGCGTGCCCCGAGGATTGCCCGGAGTCGAGCGCGCCGCCAGCGCCGTCTGCCAGATAG
- a CDS encoding gamma-glutamyl-gamma-aminobutyrate hydrolase family protein: MRPLIAVCCSYSSPEGSAVSGSDTVPHAYGRCVTRSGGVPILIPCMDDPAVAEDALGAVGGLIITGGVDLDPALYGQEPARELGRISPERDTQDRAVVEWVLQHPEVPVLGICRGIQTLNVFAGGTLHQDIPSCTGSKLQHSQQAPGWYGTHEVQIEADCELARTLGATTIRTNSFHHQAVDSVASGFRVVARASDGIVEAIERQDARLCLGVQFHPELMAECGGPMMALFQRLVEEARATA, translated from the coding sequence ATGAGACCCCTGATCGCCGTCTGCTGCTCCTACTCGTCGCCCGAGGGTTCGGCTGTTTCGGGCAGCGACACGGTTCCCCACGCATACGGCCGGTGCGTGACCCGGTCCGGCGGGGTACCGATCCTGATCCCTTGCATGGACGATCCAGCAGTCGCGGAGGATGCTCTGGGAGCGGTCGGGGGGCTGATCATTACGGGGGGCGTCGACCTGGACCCGGCACTGTACGGTCAGGAACCTGCGCGGGAACTGGGGCGCATCAGCCCGGAGCGGGACACACAGGATCGGGCCGTCGTTGAGTGGGTTTTGCAGCATCCTGAGGTCCCAGTGCTCGGGATTTGCCGGGGCATTCAGACACTGAATGTCTTCGCGGGAGGAACGTTGCACCAGGATATCCCCTCCTGCACCGGCAGCAAGCTGCAGCACTCGCAGCAGGCGCCCGGCTGGTACGGGACGCACGAGGTCCAGATCGAGGCTGACTGTGAGCTTGCCCGGACACTCGGTGCGACCACGATCCGCACCAACAGTTTTCATCACCAGGCGGTGGATTCTGTTGCATCGGGGTTCCGCGTGGTGGCAAGGGCCAGCGACGGCATCGTGGAGGCCATCGAGCGCCAGGATGCGCGCCTCTGCCTGGGTGTGCAGTTTCACCCGGAGCTCATGGCAGAGTGCGGCGGGCCAATGATGGCGCTGTTCCAACGCCTTGTTGAGGAGGCACGCGCCACGGCCTGA
- a CDS encoding lytic transglycosylase domain-containing protein translates to MHRVCTGILALVISVALAADLPLFSSYPTEPGQALAAYSRVREALNPASGVGKGPAPAPSDYSGKALELSGELAGRIAVNATGSTRASVIVRLKLGDGSTVCASSTSELSGLDDGEPVRAILDVTTTAGDPPRFRLRAIISEFDLPSVAPAPQPAAAGSASVTRPPSTARLTPGLSAPTHGSMALPPELRGQAPSVPGLAPFALGVVGNPRDGKDGAWDPVGNAGFPIVETAVLEPWKAWVRRQNSNLDDWQADWIVRWVTYYSGLYGVDHRLIFAMIKCESSFNPFAVSSAGAVGLTQLMPCNIVDYKVSNKWNVQEQIRAGVRHFRDMLDIWEGRSPYEQFALAAASYNAGPNRVKRDGGIPNIPETRNYVKKLGDLFYQLVKDGYP, encoded by the coding sequence ATGCACCGAGTCTGCACGGGCATCCTCGCGTTGGTCATCTCAGTCGCTCTTGCCGCCGACCTACCCCTGTTTTCGTCCTATCCCACCGAACCAGGGCAGGCTCTCGCCGCGTACTCGCGGGTCCGTGAGGCTCTCAACCCGGCCTCCGGCGTGGGGAAAGGGCCGGCTCCCGCGCCGTCGGACTACTCAGGGAAGGCGCTGGAGCTGTCCGGCGAACTGGCGGGGCGCATCGCGGTCAACGCCACCGGTTCCACCCGCGCCAGTGTTATAGTCCGTCTGAAACTGGGTGACGGCTCCACGGTGTGCGCGAGTTCGACCAGTGAGCTTTCCGGGCTGGACGACGGTGAACCGGTGCGGGCGATCCTGGACGTCACCACGACCGCTGGGGATCCCCCTCGTTTCCGTCTGCGCGCAATCATCAGCGAATTCGACCTCCCTTCCGTAGCCCCTGCTCCTCAGCCCGCCGCCGCAGGCTCTGCGTCCGTAACCAGACCACCATCGACGGCGCGACTCACTCCCGGGTTGAGCGCGCCGACCCACGGCAGCATGGCACTTCCCCCGGAATTGCGTGGACAGGCGCCAAGCGTTCCCGGTCTCGCACCTTTCGCGCTTGGGGTCGTGGGGAACCCCAGGGACGGCAAGGACGGCGCATGGGATCCGGTCGGCAATGCAGGCTTCCCCATCGTTGAGACAGCTGTTCTTGAGCCTTGGAAAGCCTGGGTGCGACGCCAGAACTCAAACCTTGACGATTGGCAGGCGGACTGGATCGTTCGCTGGGTGACCTACTACTCCGGGCTGTACGGCGTGGATCACCGACTGATATTCGCGATGATCAAGTGCGAGTCCAGCTTCAACCCATTCGCCGTTTCCAGCGCGGGGGCCGTGGGCCTCACGCAGTTGATGCCCTGCAACATTGTCGACTACAAAGTCTCGAACAAGTGGAACGTGCAGGAGCAGATCCGCGCGGGCGTGCGGCATTTCCGGGACATGCTCGACATCTGGGAAGGCCGCAGTCCATACGAGCAGTTCGCTCTCGCAGCCGCGTCCTATAACGCCGGCCCAAATCGCGTCAAGCGGGACGGCGGCATCCCCAACATCCCCGAGACTCGTAACTACGTGAAGAAGCTCGGCGATCTGTTCTACCAGCTCGTGAAAGACGGGTATCCGTAG
- the secF gene encoding protein translocase subunit SecF, with the protein MEYFRTRQWDIIGKTKLWFSITGFLILAGLIALGVRGLNLGIDFTGGSLHRYSFEQPLAQSESDVPATLAKVRGMLAGIGLESSQLQIVGDQQGALTALYLRAPAVANDEEAAKRDAQIVAGLKELFPDKGQIRDLGRETVGPVVGRDLQNNAILALVLGWALILIYITVRYEFRFAVAGVIGLVHDAFFTIGMMALLQVELDSSFVAAILTILGYSINDAVIIFDRIRENMRLRRRANFAETVNSSLLQTMARSINTTLTTLLPLISLYFLGGQSIASFSLALLFGITVGAYSSIFISSPIVVLWEGKAARERAQAVAAARGRTVRSAAGNGGSDVSDAPHDSGASKVSQDSVIARLKQEEQAERSREVDEETAQKREERREKRAKEKARKSKKRRF; encoded by the coding sequence GTGGAGTACTTCCGCACAAGACAGTGGGATATCATTGGCAAAACCAAGCTCTGGTTTTCTATCACGGGCTTTCTGATTCTGGCCGGCCTGATCGCCCTGGGTGTCCGCGGCCTCAACCTGGGCATCGACTTCACCGGCGGAAGCCTGCACCGGTACTCCTTTGAGCAGCCGCTCGCACAGAGCGAGTCGGATGTCCCGGCAACGCTCGCGAAGGTCCGTGGCATGCTGGCCGGCATCGGTCTGGAGAGCTCCCAGTTGCAGATCGTCGGCGACCAACAGGGTGCACTGACCGCCCTCTACCTGCGTGCCCCCGCCGTCGCCAATGACGAGGAAGCTGCGAAGCGCGACGCGCAGATCGTTGCAGGCCTCAAAGAGCTGTTTCCCGACAAAGGCCAGATCCGGGACCTGGGACGCGAGACGGTGGGTCCCGTGGTGGGTCGCGACCTACAGAATAATGCAATACTGGCGCTGGTGCTCGGCTGGGCCCTGATTCTGATCTATATCACGGTTCGCTACGAGTTCCGCTTCGCGGTGGCGGGTGTGATCGGCCTGGTTCACGATGCTTTCTTCACGATCGGCATGATGGCCCTGCTCCAGGTGGAACTGGACTCGTCTTTCGTGGCGGCAATTCTGACCATTCTCGGTTACTCCATCAACGATGCCGTCATCATCTTCGACCGCATCCGCGAGAACATGCGTCTGCGACGCCGCGCGAATTTCGCGGAGACGGTGAACTCAAGCCTTCTGCAGACGATGGCGCGCTCGATCAACACGACGTTGACTACTTTGCTACCCTTGATCTCCCTGTATTTCCTGGGTGGCCAGTCCATCGCCAGCTTCTCACTGGCACTGCTGTTCGGGATCACCGTTGGCGCCTACTCGTCGATCTTCATCAGCAGCCCGATCGTGGTCCTTTGGGAGGGGAAAGCAGCCCGTGAGCGGGCCCAGGCAGTCGCGGCGGCACGTGGGCGAACGGTCAGGTCCGCCGCCGGGAACGGGGGCTCGGATGTATCTGACGCGCCGCATGACTCTGGTGCTTCCAAGGTCAGCCAGGACAGCGTGATCGCGCGGCTCAAGCAGGAAGAGCAGGCGGAGCGTTCGCGTGAGGTGGACGAGGAGACGGCCCAGAAGCGTGAGGAACGCCGTGAGAAAAGGGCCAAGGAGAAGGCGCGGAAGAGCAAGAAGCGCCGGTTCTAG
- a CDS encoding prepilin-type N-terminal cleavage/methylation domain-containing protein, with the protein MRSRGFTLIELLVVIAIIAILAAILFPVFARTKEKARQASCASNLQQMGLAFASYRVDYDGKLPVMAYMAQNRIPYRWIHCVYPYVNNDQIFECPSNEVAKDANDISRPNRNSPLPETSYLYTLGSVMGQRGEVLSETAVKDPAGTFMVMDGWYFEGSAAAASWNAFMFYFVGEGSTPVPQTFASWVNNQTTSYVNSLQVLDRMHRHNDGVNVAYYDGHVKFQKTAAASDFTPELD; encoded by the coding sequence ATGCGGTCCAGAGGTTTCACGCTCATCGAACTGCTCGTGGTCATTGCCATTATCGCCATCCTGGCGGCCATTCTTTTCCCGGTCTTCGCCAGGACCAAGGAGAAAGCACGGCAGGCGTCCTGCGCCAGCAATCTCCAACAGATGGGTCTTGCCTTCGCTTCGTATCGCGTTGATTATGACGGAAAACTGCCGGTCATGGCCTACATGGCCCAAAACCGCATTCCGTACCGCTGGATCCACTGCGTGTACCCGTACGTGAACAACGACCAGATCTTCGAGTGCCCAAGCAATGAGGTCGCGAAGGACGCCAATGACATTTCACGCCCCAACCGCAACTCTCCACTTCCGGAGACCAGCTATCTCTACACGCTGGGTTCCGTCATGGGGCAGCGGGGCGAAGTTCTGTCTGAGACTGCGGTCAAGGACCCGGCGGGCACCTTCATGGTCATGGATGGGTGGTATTTCGAGGGTTCGGCGGCAGCGGCCAGCTGGAACGCCTTCATGTTCTACTTCGTGGGCGAGGGAAGCACTCCGGTGCCCCAAACCTTCGCATCCTGGGTCAACAACCAGACCACGAGCTACGTCAACTCGCTCCAGGTTTTGGATCGCATGCACCGGCACAACGATGGCGTCAACGTTGCTTACTACGACGGTCACGTCAAGTTCCAGAAGACGGCAGCGGCCAGCGATTTCACTCCGGAACTGGACTAG